The Thiothrix subterranea genome has a segment encoding these proteins:
- a CDS encoding inositol monophosphatase family protein has translation MHPMLRKAIEAAREAGEGIRHYANKVHKLDVENKAHNDFVSEVDRQAEQGIVRLLQRAYPDHAFFGEESGKQGVDSDYEWIIDPLDGTTNFLYGIPHYSVSIGMKHKGRLMVGVVYDPLRDETFAAARGEGATLNGRRIRVSERSTMQGALLGTGVPFRANQNLDLYLQTMKALLPDTAGVRRPGSAALDLAYVASGRFDGFWEFGLNEWDIAAGVLLVQEAGGLIGDMKGDNTFLKTGDVVAANPKVFKEMIKRLHPVMAR, from the coding sequence ATGCACCCAATGCTCAGAAAAGCAATAGAAGCCGCACGCGAAGCTGGCGAAGGCATTCGCCACTACGCCAACAAAGTGCATAAGCTGGATGTCGAAAACAAAGCACACAATGATTTTGTCAGCGAGGTTGACCGCCAAGCCGAACAAGGCATCGTGCGCTTGCTGCAACGTGCCTACCCTGATCACGCTTTTTTCGGCGAAGAAAGCGGTAAGCAAGGCGTTGACAGCGATTATGAATGGATCATTGACCCACTGGATGGCACCACCAACTTCCTTTACGGTATCCCCCATTATTCGGTTTCCATCGGCATGAAACACAAGGGGCGCTTAATGGTCGGCGTGGTGTATGACCCCTTGCGTGATGAAACCTTTGCCGCTGCGCGTGGTGAAGGCGCTACCTTGAACGGACGACGTATCCGTGTATCCGAACGTAGCACCATGCAGGGTGCTTTGCTCGGCACTGGCGTTCCCTTCCGTGCCAATCAGAATCTCGATCTGTACCTGCAAACCATGAAAGCCTTGCTGCCGGATACCGCTGGCGTGCGCCGCCCCGGATCCGCCGCGCTGGATCTGGCCTATGTTGCCAGTGGGCGCTTTGATGGTTTCTGGGAATTTGGCCTGAATGAATGGGACATCGCGGCGGGTGTATTGCTAGTGCAAGAAGCCGGTGGCCTGATCGGTGACATGAAAGGCGACAATACTTTCCTGAAAACCGGCGATGTGGTCGCGGCTAACCCCAAAGTCTTCAAAGAAATGATCAAACGCCTGCACCCGGTCATGGCGAGATGA
- a CDS encoding AAA family ATPase: MDQNNLGMTGYFSFEGSIDPPKNVTFSVKDFGCIQKGEFQLKPLTIFCGKNNTGKTWAMYALYGVLSGIDIDGELPEIKNLANQLRTSGKALLNPSEWFERNFILIENIIKNSINNELARILNSSSDFFEESVFNYALNKEWSVKYFQALQINTSLADIGGHPVFHAEKEHQHLDIKFTLLDASLPDIEMHLKRFIFRHIAGERYLGAGHPFLLPAERNGLHLVFRELNFTRVQALHAGRIGSRELEDYLKRLSLYAKPIADYIDWLNTLSLGGKSFIKIITPMQELTFDIEKISGGSYEIDDNNKISFINNNIQTELHLSSSTANSLAGLWFFLNGNGMGKPSGKLATLMIDEPELNLHPSNQRAFARLISKLVNKGMRVVISTHSDYLIREINSLIMLSQEHPQRADLMEKYGYTEAEILKPEQVGAYLFDKNSIQTMEVSQEEGIIATTFDEVINDLNETSDDIFYTLKYGAGKGN, encoded by the coding sequence ATGGATCAAAATAATCTTGGTATGACAGGCTATTTTAGCTTTGAGGGCAGTATTGACCCTCCTAAAAACGTTACGTTTTCGGTGAAAGATTTTGGGTGTATCCAAAAAGGAGAGTTTCAATTAAAGCCGTTGACTATTTTCTGTGGAAAAAATAATACTGGAAAAACATGGGCAATGTATGCCCTCTACGGAGTATTAAGTGGCATTGATATAGATGGCGAACTGCCAGAGATTAAAAATCTGGCAAATCAATTGCGCACTTCTGGAAAAGCACTATTAAATCCTAGTGAATGGTTTGAGAGGAATTTTATTCTTATTGAGAATATCATTAAAAACTCTATTAATAATGAATTGGCTAGAATTTTGAATTCTTCAAGTGATTTTTTTGAAGAATCAGTTTTTAATTATGCTTTAAACAAAGAATGGTCGGTAAAATATTTTCAAGCATTACAAATTAATACTAGTCTTGCAGATATAGGCGGGCATCCGGTTTTTCATGCAGAGAAAGAACATCAACACCTAGATATAAAATTTACTTTGCTTGATGCGAGTTTGCCTGATATAGAAATGCATTTAAAGAGATTTATTTTTAGACATATTGCTGGGGAACGCTATTTGGGTGCTGGTCATCCTTTCTTATTGCCTGCGGAAAGAAATGGACTGCATTTAGTGTTTAGGGAGTTAAATTTTACACGAGTGCAGGCATTACATGCTGGTCGGATTGGATCAAGAGAATTAGAAGATTATTTAAAGCGTCTTTCTCTTTATGCAAAACCTATAGCTGATTATATTGATTGGTTAAATACGTTATCGCTAGGTGGTAAGTCTTTTATTAAAATAATAACGCCAATGCAAGAACTAACGTTTGATATAGAAAAAATCAGTGGTGGTTCTTATGAGATTGACGATAATAATAAAATATCGTTTATTAACAATAATATTCAAACCGAACTTCATCTCTCTTCCTCCACTGCCAATTCTTTAGCAGGCTTATGGTTTTTTTTGAATGGAAATGGTATGGGAAAACCATCAGGAAAATTGGCGACATTGATGATTGATGAACCTGAATTAAATCTTCATCCAAGTAATCAACGAGCATTTGCTCGTTTGATTTCAAAATTAGTAAATAAAGGAATGCGAGTTGTGATTAGTACGCACAGCGACTACTTGATACGTGAAATCAACTCTTTGATCATGCTGTCACAAGAACACCCACAACGCGCTGATCTAATGGAGAAATACGGTTATACCGAAGCTGAAATTCTGAAGCCTGAGCAGGTTGGGGCGTATTTGTTTGACAAAAACAGTATTCAAACAATGGAAGTATCACAGGAGGAAGGCATCATTGCCACCACTTTTGATGAAGTCATTAACGATTTGAATGAAACCAGTGACGACATTTTTTATACATTAAAGTACGGCGCAGGCAAAGGGAACTAA
- the nth gene encoding endonuclease III produces the protein MNKAKREEIFRRLRDANPNPTTELIYNSTFELLIAVILSAQATDKGVNKATAHLFPVANTPETLYALGVDGLKDYIKTIGLFNSKANNIIETCRLLIEKHASTVPQDRAALEALPGVGRKTANVILNTAFHQPTMAVDTHIFRVANRTGIAPGKNVLAVEKGLLKHIPKDYLLDAHHWLILHGRYTCVARSPKCGQCLIADLCDFKEKTV, from the coding sequence ATGAATAAAGCCAAGCGGGAGGAAATCTTCCGCCGCCTGCGCGATGCGAATCCCAACCCTACCACTGAATTGATTTATAACAGCACATTTGAATTATTGATTGCGGTAATTCTTTCGGCGCAAGCCACCGATAAAGGCGTGAATAAAGCCACCGCGCATTTATTCCCCGTTGCGAATACCCCAGAAACGCTATATGCGCTCGGTGTAGACGGTTTAAAAGATTACATTAAAACCATTGGCTTATTTAACAGCAAAGCCAACAACATTATTGAAACCTGCCGTTTGCTGATTGAAAAACACGCTTCAACCGTGCCGCAAGATCGCGCCGCCTTAGAAGCCTTACCCGGTGTTGGGCGTAAAACCGCAAATGTGATTTTGAATACCGCGTTTCATCAACCGACGATGGCAGTGGATACGCACATTTTTCGCGTCGCCAATCGCACCGGTATTGCCCCCGGTAAAAACGTACTGGCGGTTGAAAAAGGTTTGCTCAAACACATCCCTAAAGACTACTTGCTGGATGCGCACCATTGGCTAATTTTGCACGGGCGCTACACCTGTGTGGCACGTAGCCCCAAATGCGGGCAATGCCTGATTGCTGACTTGTGTGATTTCAAGGAGAAAACCGTCTAA
- the recB gene encoding exodeoxyribonuclease V subunit beta: MQTLHAQSVPLVGTNLIEASAGTGKTWTISWLYLRLIAVYGLKVDKILVVTYTEAATAELRARIRKRLADALAYLEQRPHAETYESLPLEAPLHDCIQRLQLALVSFDEAAVFTIHGFCKRVLSENAFEARMPFETELVTNEDNLLTELTDKFWYQHFLKPDALHLRLLQKRGLTPDGLLANVRNFIGKPYLHTDIQPVTTEAFAQRQSIFESALQACQQHWASEREAIIGLLLGGALNGSTYSKRYVPNWASKLDAYFTNPLELPYETFERFATTALTEKTKSGKATPQHAFFTQVDALLAAHDALSEGEQAALEYLRLQLLHHLRAELPVRKQQLGILTFDDLLLHLREALEQHPDFPPRLALKYQAALIDEFQDTDPIQYEIFERIYRDKPEQPVFYVGDPKQAIYGFRGADIYTYLKAAHSTSAHYTLQHNFRSHPDLLQALNHLFAQSDQPFRSDIRYEAVSAGKPQHDIFLPSPLEGEGLGVRGISPLRFWDWNTLDEGYNSPAVQERIAEAVANDIARLLNAGREGIARIGERPVESRDIAVLVRENQQGEQIKRALLARGIASVQKSRDSIFCTREASDFRAVLRAIAEPGNETALKQALVTELFGFTAEDLFALDETPALLEAELEAFHRWHKTWHSQGFMPMFRQWMLQRQRYAHLLALADGERRLTNLLHLAELIHTESRLQGHGMHALIRWLQQKAEAGEQDEAHELRLESDENLVQITTIHKSKGLEYGIVYCPYLWAERDAKTSTWFSWYDRDTEAGISRLQAEAFASDAALKCFREAEQAESLRLLYVALTRAKYHCTIALVSGRINQFDYYSALGWLLFGKLPQGKAILGKLRKDGMQPDERQRLMHTQLAQLVEQSAGGISHEVLPVEETRVCYQADSGEWQPSIRRYQPRYVPVPKVGSFSGLTSGKDDERPDYDTLVFASTSLSERNSPVAERGSVVAERSRSEAFPRGAKAGSCLHKMLEELDFTQALAPQQDSVLLPALKRHGLPERWLPAGVQLLENTLNTPLPAVNLRLCDLPKAQRLDELEFYFPVERLRLKPLQTLLHHHLPAEWDAIHSAIDKLKFNDLTGYMKGYIDLVFAADGQYFVVDYKSNDLGAMPADYRFEVMQEAMAEHHYYLQYLIYCLALHRYLQQRLPGYDWQQHVGGALYLFLRGMTPEQAGSGVFFHKPTLALIEALDHLIQ, encoded by the coding sequence ATGCAAACCCTCCACGCCCAAAGCGTCCCCCTCGTTGGGACAAACCTCATCGAAGCCAGCGCGGGTACGGGTAAAACCTGGACGATTTCATGGCTCTACCTGCGCCTGATTGCGGTATACGGTCTCAAAGTCGACAAAATTCTGGTCGTCACCTACACCGAAGCGGCCACCGCCGAGTTACGCGCCCGCATCCGCAAACGCCTCGCCGATGCTTTAGCCTATCTGGAACAACGCCCACACGCCGAAACCTACGAATCGTTGCCCTTAGAAGCGCCGCTCCACGACTGCATCCAACGCCTGCAACTGGCCTTGGTGAGTTTCGACGAAGCGGCGGTATTCACCATTCACGGTTTCTGCAAGCGCGTGTTATCCGAAAACGCCTTTGAAGCGCGGATGCCATTTGAAACTGAATTGGTAACGAATGAAGACAATCTGCTCACCGAATTAACCGACAAATTCTGGTATCAGCATTTCCTCAAACCCGATGCGCTGCATTTACGGCTGTTGCAAAAACGCGGGCTGACCCCGGACGGTTTGCTGGCAAACGTGCGCAATTTCATTGGCAAACCGTATTTGCACACCGATATTCAGCCCGTCACTACCGAGGCATTTGCGCAACGGCAAAGCATTTTCGAGTCTGCCTTGCAAGCCTGCCAGCAACATTGGGCGAGTGAACGTGAGGCGATCATTGGCTTATTGCTGGGTGGCGCACTCAACGGCAGCACCTACAGCAAGCGCTATGTGCCGAATTGGGCGAGTAAACTCGATGCGTATTTTACTAATCCGCTGGAATTGCCGTATGAAACCTTTGAACGCTTTGCCACCACCGCGCTGACCGAAAAAACCAAGTCCGGCAAAGCCACGCCCCAACACGCTTTTTTCACACAAGTGGATGCCTTACTCGCCGCCCATGACGCGCTGTCGGAAGGCGAACAAGCCGCGCTGGAATACTTGCGCCTGCAATTGCTGCACCATTTACGCGCCGAATTGCCCGTGCGCAAACAGCAACTCGGCATTCTCACCTTCGATGATTTGCTATTGCATTTGCGCGAGGCGTTGGAACAACACCCCGATTTTCCGCCGCGTTTGGCGCTGAAATATCAGGCGGCGTTGATTGATGAGTTTCAGGATACTGACCCGATTCAGTACGAGATTTTCGAGCGCATTTACCGCGATAAACCCGAACAGCCGGTGTTTTACGTGGGCGACCCTAAACAGGCGATTTACGGGTTTCGGGGGGCGGATATTTACACCTACCTCAAAGCCGCGCACAGCACGTCGGCGCACTACACGTTGCAACACAATTTCCGGTCGCACCCCGATTTGCTGCAAGCGCTCAACCACCTGTTCGCGCAATCCGACCAACCGTTCCGCAGCGACATCCGCTACGAAGCCGTCAGCGCCGGTAAACCACAACACGACATCTTCCTCCCCTCGCCCCTTGAGGGAGAGGGGCTGGGGGTGAGGGGTATTTCCCCGCTTCGTTTCTGGGATTGGAACACACTCGATGAAGGCTACAACAGCCCCGCCGTACAAGAACGCATTGCCGAAGCCGTCGCCAACGACATTGCCCGCCTCTTAAACGCGGGTCGCGAAGGTATTGCCCGAATCGGTGAACGCCCCGTAGAAAGCCGCGACATTGCGGTACTCGTGCGCGAAAACCAACAGGGCGAACAAATCAAACGCGCTTTGCTGGCTCGCGGCATTGCCAGCGTACAAAAATCACGCGACAGCATTTTCTGTACCCGCGAAGCCAGCGATTTTCGCGCCGTATTGCGGGCGATTGCCGAACCGGGCAATGAAACCGCCCTCAAGCAAGCGCTCGTGACCGAACTGTTTGGTTTCACCGCCGAAGATTTATTCGCGCTGGATGAAACCCCAGCGCTCTTGGAAGCCGAACTCGAAGCCTTCCACCGTTGGCATAAAACCTGGCATTCGCAAGGTTTCATGCCGATGTTTCGCCAGTGGATGTTGCAACGCCAACGCTACGCGCATTTGTTAGCCTTGGCAGATGGCGAACGTCGTCTCACCAATTTGTTGCATTTGGCGGAACTCATCCACACCGAAAGCCGCTTGCAAGGGCATGGGATGCACGCGCTGATTCGTTGGTTACAACAAAAAGCCGAAGCGGGTGAACAAGACGAAGCGCACGAACTCCGCCTAGAAAGCGATGAAAACTTGGTGCAAATTACCACCATCCACAAAAGCAAGGGGCTGGAATACGGCATTGTGTATTGCCCGTATTTGTGGGCAGAACGTGACGCGAAAACCAGCACTTGGTTCAGTTGGTACGACCGTGACACCGAAGCGGGCATTTCGCGCCTGCAAGCCGAAGCCTTTGCCAGTGACGCGGCGCTTAAGTGTTTCCGCGAAGCCGAACAAGCCGAAAGTTTACGTTTGCTGTACGTCGCGCTCACTCGTGCTAAATACCATTGCACCATTGCGCTGGTCAGCGGGCGCATTAACCAATTCGACTACTATTCGGCACTCGGTTGGCTGTTATTCGGCAAGTTACCGCAGGGCAAGGCAATTCTCGGCAAATTGCGCAAAGACGGGATGCAACCCGATGAACGCCAACGTTTGATGCACACGCAATTAGCGCAGTTGGTGGAACAATCAGCAGGCGGCATCAGCCATGAAGTCTTGCCCGTTGAGGAAACGCGGGTGTGTTATCAAGCCGACAGCGGTGAATGGCAACCCAGCATTCGCCGCTACCAGCCACGTTACGTGCCGGTTCCCAAAGTCGGCAGTTTCAGTGGTTTGACATCTGGCAAGGATGATGAACGCCCAGACTACGATACGCTGGTGTTCGCTTCGACTTCGCTCAGCGAACGAAACTCTCCGGTCGCTGAACGGGGTAGCGTGGTCGCTGAGCGCAGTCGAAGCGAAGCATTCCCACGCGGCGCAAAAGCCGGAAGCTGTTTGCACAAAATGCTGGAAGAACTCGATTTCACCCAAGCGCTTGCCCCCCAGCAGGACAGCGTATTGCTACCCGCGTTGAAACGCCACGGCTTGCCCGAACGCTGGCTACCCGCCGGTGTGCAACTGCTGGAAAATACCCTCAATACACCGTTGCCAGCCGTTAATCTGCGTTTGTGCGATTTGCCCAAAGCGCAACGCCTTGATGAACTCGAATTCTATTTTCCGGTAGAACGCTTGCGTCTGAAACCGCTGCAAACCTTGTTGCACCATCACCTTCCCGCCGAATGGGACGCCATTCACAGCGCTATCGACAAGCTGAAGTTCAATGATTTAACGGGTTATATGAAGGGCTACATCGACTTGGTATTTGCCGCCGACGGGCAGTATTTTGTGGTGGATTACAAGTCGAATGATCTGGGCGCAATGCCTGCCGATTACCGTTTCGAGGTGATGCAAGAGGCGATGGCGGAACACCATTATTACCTGCAATATCTCATCTACTGTTTGGCGTTACACCGCTATTTGCAACAGCGGTTGCCGGGGTATGACTGGCAACAGCATGTTGGTGGGGCGTTGTATTTGTTTTTGCGGGGCATGACACCGGAACAGGCTGGCTCCGGCGTATTCTTCCACAAACCAACGCTTGCCTTGATTGAGGCGTTGGATCACTTAATCCAGTAA
- a CDS encoding DUF1841 family protein, which translates to MFGNDRDAMRRYYAQCWQKFQQKQPLDALETQIASVIAEHPEYHHVLAATDSAIQRDYLPDNGETNPFLHMGLHLGIREQVATDRPTGIRELYRQLVIKYGNNTAEHRMMDCLAESIWLAQRHQTIPDEAAYLECLKKQ; encoded by the coding sequence ATGTTTGGCAATGACCGCGATGCCATGCGCCGCTATTACGCGCAATGCTGGCAGAAATTTCAACAAAAACAGCCCTTAGATGCGTTAGAAACCCAAATCGCCAGCGTGATTGCAGAACACCCCGAATACCATCATGTTCTTGCCGCGACCGATAGCGCGATACAACGCGACTACCTGCCCGACAATGGCGAAACCAACCCGTTCCTGCACATGGGTTTACACCTTGGGATTCGCGAACAGGTCGCCACTGACCGCCCGACTGGAATTCGCGAACTTTACCGGCAATTGGTGATCAAATACGGCAATAACACGGCGGAACACCGCATGATGGATTGTTTGGCAGAAAGCATCTGGCTGGCACAACGCCACCAAACCATCCCGGATGAAGCCGCCTATCTTGAGTGCTTAAAGAAACAATGA
- a CDS encoding BPTD_3080 family restriction endonuclease has translation MTAPKSLIINSPYACPQQYWRKATQNNSTTPKLEQVVGRRPASYEIFDTRNNTSREVELPLVNQIRARVDAWRTAGYPGITTITRSLLEHWHDSTARDYPFYFCQLEAIETLIWWVEALPDYKQSIVIEGDGGAWERLCSKMATGTGKTTVMAMLITWQVLNALAFPKRHKEFSSNILIIAPGLTVKERLQVLQPGATDNYYDAFSLCPNTSLRHKLNQMEVLIENWHSLMPLKEPERSVQKKGAENDEAFTRRVLGKLSSKRGLLVINDEAHHAYRKPAELKISKAQAAEQGIDLDEATRWIEGLDRIHKTRRITRCFDLSATPFAPTGKRNTESALFPWVISDFGLYDAIEAGLVKTPRVVVRDDALPNAKTYRSKLYHLYAEADVAEDLNRKGAQATEPLPELVQTAYTLLGADWRAALHSWQAAGHTSPPVMLTVCNRTETAARVEHYFRAGDAHWAELQAPERTLRVDSRVLEKAEVGEASTADKGYEAQLQAIIHAANIPLTRKQELQALKKEELLREIIDNVGKRGMAGQDLQNVISVAMLSEGWDARNVTHIMGLRAFSSQLLCEQVIGRGLRRVSYDRDENGLFIPEYVNVFGVPLSIFQDVGDDGVPPPPPKPSTQIKSLPERHALEIRWPNVLRIDTVVRPELHIDWSQVETLTLDPALTPVSADLAPALGGATALDQVHGIDLALLPEGFRLQRLVFRAAQKAFDQLQAAFKGHREYLLLQLIRLVEQFIDSEVLNIPSDYHQEPLRKRILIGLNIDIIVQHLLRFVTEQNSEHLEPIFDTDKPQSSTADMPIWYSTKPCFETTKSQISHVVDDSTWEHYVAGVLESSEFVHSYAKNDHLGFQVLYLWRGSKRRYVPDFLIRLSNGKTLVLEIKGKNSEQADAKRAALDTWVAAVNSRGGFGEWGAAVIFEPAKIYDTLAQHGEA, from the coding sequence ATGACTGCCCCCAAATCCCTGATCATCAATAGCCCCTACGCCTGCCCGCAACAATATTGGCGAAAGGCAACACAAAACAATTCCACTACGCCCAAATTAGAGCAGGTAGTCGGTCGCCGCCCTGCCAGTTACGAAATCTTCGACACCCGCAACAATACCAGTCGCGAAGTCGAATTGCCGCTGGTCAACCAAATCCGCGCACGGGTGGACGCATGGCGTACCGCTGGCTACCCCGGCATTACCACGATTACCCGCAGTCTGCTGGAACATTGGCACGACAGCACTGCCCGCGATTACCCCTTCTATTTCTGCCAATTGGAAGCCATCGAAACCCTGATCTGGTGGGTAGAAGCCCTGCCCGATTACAAACAAAGCATCGTGATTGAAGGCGACGGCGGCGCGTGGGAACGTTTGTGCAGCAAAATGGCGACGGGTACAGGCAAAACCACTGTCATGGCAATGCTCATCACATGGCAGGTACTCAACGCCCTCGCGTTCCCCAAACGCCACAAGGAGTTTTCCAGCAACATCCTGATCATTGCACCGGGTTTGACCGTCAAGGAACGTTTGCAAGTGTTGCAACCGGGGGCAACCGACAACTATTACGATGCATTCAGTCTTTGCCCCAATACTTCGCTGCGCCACAAACTCAACCAGATGGAAGTGCTGATTGAAAATTGGCACAGCCTAATGCCCTTGAAAGAACCGGAACGTTCGGTACAGAAAAAAGGTGCGGAAAACGACGAAGCTTTTACCCGCCGGGTATTGGGTAAACTGTCAAGCAAGCGCGGTCTGCTGGTGATCAACGACGAAGCCCACCACGCTTACCGCAAACCCGCCGAACTCAAGATCAGCAAAGCGCAAGCCGCTGAACAAGGCATTGATCTGGATGAGGCTACCCGCTGGATTGAAGGGCTAGACCGCATCCACAAAACGCGCCGCATTACCCGCTGTTTCGACCTGTCCGCCACCCCGTTTGCCCCGACTGGTAAGCGCAACACCGAATCGGCGTTGTTTCCGTGGGTCATTTCCGATTTTGGCTTGTACGATGCGATTGAGGCCGGGCTGGTGAAAACCCCGCGAGTGGTGGTGCGCGATGATGCGTTACCAAATGCCAAAACCTACCGCTCCAAACTCTACCACCTGTACGCCGAAGCCGATGTAGCCGAAGATTTGAACCGTAAAGGCGCACAAGCCACCGAACCCTTGCCGGAATTGGTGCAAACCGCCTACACCCTGTTGGGGGCAGATTGGCGGGCTGCATTACACAGTTGGCAAGCCGCAGGTCACACTTCACCGCCTGTGATGTTGACGGTCTGCAACCGTACCGAAACCGCCGCACGGGTGGAACATTATTTTCGGGCAGGCGATGCGCATTGGGCGGAGTTGCAAGCTCCCGAACGCACTTTGCGGGTGGATTCCAGAGTGCTGGAAAAAGCCGAAGTCGGGGAAGCATCTACCGCTGATAAAGGTTACGAAGCTCAGCTTCAAGCCATTATTCACGCTGCCAATATTCCCCTTACCCGCAAGCAAGAACTGCAAGCCCTGAAAAAAGAGGAGTTGTTACGCGAGATCATTGATAACGTCGGCAAACGCGGCATGGCTGGGCAAGATTTGCAGAATGTTATTTCCGTCGCGATGTTGTCGGAAGGCTGGGATGCCAGGAACGTCACCCACATCATGGGCTTACGCGCCTTTTCCAGCCAATTGTTATGCGAACAGGTAATCGGGCGTGGGTTGCGGCGCGTGTCTTATGACCGTGACGAAAACGGTTTGTTTATTCCCGAATACGTGAACGTGTTTGGCGTGCCGCTGTCGATTTTTCAGGATGTGGGGGATGACGGTGTACCGCCGCCACCGCCCAAGCCCAGCACCCAAATCAAGTCACTGCCAGAACGCCATGCGTTGGAAATCCGCTGGCCTAATGTGCTGCGCATTGACACCGTGGTTCGCCCGGAATTGCACATCGACTGGTCACAGGTGGAAACACTCACGCTTGACCCGGCACTGACTCCCGTTTCTGCTGATCTTGCCCCAGCCTTGGGTGGTGCAACGGCGTTGGATCAGGTGCATGGCATTGATCTTGCGTTGTTGCCAGAAGGTTTCCGCCTGCAACGCTTGGTATTCCGTGCTGCTCAAAAAGCCTTCGATCAATTGCAAGCGGCTTTCAAAGGCCATCGGGAATATTTGTTGCTGCAACTGATTCGCCTAGTGGAACAGTTTATTGATTCGGAAGTGTTGAATATTCCGTCCGACTACCACCAAGAACCGTTACGCAAGCGTATCTTGATTGGGCTGAATATCGACATTATCGTGCAACACTTGTTGCGCTTTGTCACCGAACAGAACAGCGAACACTTAGAGCCGATTTTTGACACCGACAAACCACAATCCTCCACTGCCGATATGCCCATCTGGTACAGCACCAAGCCTTGTTTTGAAACCACTAAATCGCAAATTTCTCATGTCGTTGATGACAGCACTTGGGAGCATTATGTCGCGGGTGTGTTGGAAAGTTCAGAATTTGTGCATAGCTACGCTAAAAATGATCATTTGGGGTTTCAAGTGCTGTATTTATGGCGCGGTTCAAAACGGCGTTATGTACCGGACTTTCTGATTCGGTTGAGCAATGGCAAAACCTTGGTATTGGAAATCAAGGGTAAAAACTCCGAACAGGCGGATGCGAAACGTGCGGCATTGGATACGTGGGTCGCTGCCGTTAACAGCCGTGGTGGTTTTGGCGAATGGGGTGCGGCTGTGATTTTTGAGCCTGCTAAGATTTACGACACGCTGGCACAGCACGGGGAAGCCTAA
- a CDS encoding sulfite exporter TauE/SafE family protein: MLDGMDYLLAALAALAAGAINALAGGGTLITFPTLIALGIPPIAANITSTVALCPGYFGATLAQLKDIRTQTQRLWLVLPAALLGGVLGGVLLLNTEEKVFQALVPFLILLASLLLAIQTPLRAWLTRRLQTHSAQGIPQTWAIPLILLAAVYGGYFGAGLSVIVLAALALILDDSLTRLNALKQAVAFGVNIAAAVFFLFSGKVIWMLALVMAGGALLGGVLGGKLASSINPNALRWLVVSIGVMIAVIYWIK, from the coding sequence ATGCTTGATGGGATGGATTATTTATTAGCAGCCCTCGCAGCGCTGGCAGCCGGTGCGATTAATGCGTTGGCAGGTGGTGGCACGTTGATCACCTTTCCAACGCTGATTGCGCTGGGTATTCCGCCAATCGCGGCGAATATCACCAGCACCGTCGCGCTTTGCCCCGGCTATTTCGGCGCAACCTTGGCACAGCTCAAGGACATTCGCACGCAAACACAACGCTTGTGGCTGGTATTACCGGCAGCGTTGCTGGGCGGTGTGTTGGGTGGCGTGTTATTGCTGAATACGGAGGAAAAGGTGTTTCAGGCGCTGGTGCCGTTTCTGATTTTGCTGGCATCGCTGTTGCTGGCCATCCAAACACCGTTACGGGCTTGGCTCACCCGCCGCTTGCAGACCCATAGCGCCCAAGGGATTCCGCAAACCTGGGCGATTCCGTTAATTCTGTTAGCCGCAGTATACGGCGGTTATTTCGGAGCGGGCTTGAGTGTGATTGTGCTGGCAGCGTTGGCGCTGATTTTGGACGATTCTCTAACCCGCCTGAATGCGCTCAAACAAGCGGTGGCGTTTGGGGTCAATATTGCCGCCGCCGTCTTCTTCCTGTTTTCCGGCAAAGTGATCTGGATGTTGGCACTCGTCATGGCGGGCGGCGCACTGCTAGGCGGAGTGCTAGGCGGCAAACTCGCCAGCAGCATCAACCCCAATGCCTTGCGCTGGCTAGTGGTCAGCATCGGGGTGATGATTGCGGTGATTTACTGGATTAAGTGA